AATTTTCTGCCTCAGCCATGTCTACAGTTAATTCAGTGATACCTAGGCGACGCAATTCTTGCTTAGCCTACATTTTCAGCCCATCTTCGAACCAATAAAATGCTTTTTTCTCATTCAAGTTTGAGATCTGAAGCATCAACTCACTGAATTCCTGAACATAATCTCGAACAGTGTCTTGTTGCGTAAGCCGACGCAACTTAGCATGAGCCTCTCTTTCGGCATGCTGCGGATAAAATTGCTTATTCAACTCTCTTTAGAACTCCTCCCAAGTCCCAATAGTCATTCCTCCATGTTTCTCATCCGTGGACCTACGTCTCCACCACAAGAGAGCAACACTAATAAAGTAAATCGAAGCAGTGTTTACCTTGGTGGCATCATCCTCAATGGCCATTGCTCGAAAATATTGCTCCAATTCTAACAGAAAGTTATCCACTTCTCTCGCGGTCCTAGCCCTTTTGAACTTTTCAAGTTTTGAAAGATCTACATGACATTGCTTCGGTCCCGAAGCCAACATCCCACTTCCTAGGGCAGCCTTACAGATAGTGAGCTCCCCCTTAAGCTCAACAATCTCCTCTTTCATGGCAGTCACCAGGGCCTCAAGAGCTTCGTCCCTTACAATTAATTTGTCCGAAGTGGACCTGAGAGTGTCCAACACAAATTCTTTGCTATCTTCCCTCATTTCTTCCATACGAATCAGGACCACCTCGAGTGTCTCCTTCATGTCACCAACAGACTCTTTGAGATTGACCACTCAATTTTTTAAGCTCGATAGTATGTACCTCGATCGACTAGCCTTTTTGGCCCTTCCACGGGTCTCCAATGGCTCATTCTCACCAATTTCTTTTGACATCCTTCAACAGTGCTTTCGCAAACTTGGCTCGAATACCAACTGTCACGGACTTAGAATTTTTACCTTACAATCCGTGTAGCCTTAGGTAGTTTCTTGCTCCAAAAAGGCCTAAGTCAGCCTCACTCCCATAATATGAGGATTCAATAGAACTTCTCCACAAAAACCAACTCAAACGAAAGCAACTCAAAGCCAAACGAGGATGAACGAAGAATGAAATAATAACAAGTcacagaaaaataagaacacaagagagagagagaaatttgagtgaatgctctcaagaattcttattgctcaaaactcaagtgatttataatgaggggagaggcctctatttatagttgagccccccaaatccaacggtatagAAGTACATCAACGACTAAGATTAAAAGGTATTTACAAATCAAATCTCTatgattacaaaatcatatcttctaagattacatatcatatctACGATTGCATATCCTTGAAAGTTATGTTTCCATATatgtcaagcttgtagatggacctttaATCTCTTCAGGCAATGGGCcagtccgatcgggccaaatgATCTCCTTCTCACGTGGTGGATCGTACAAATGTGTCATGGTTACGGGCTCTCATGCGCAACCCATGGCACTATGTGTCACAtagaaataattataattattcaaaagaatttaaaaatagcaAAAAATAGTATATCACCATATGAATCTAATAATGTATCCTAAACAAATGTAAAGAACACAAAGATtataatttactttaatttctaGCACACATTTAATCATCCTTATAATACAAAAAGTAGAAAATACTACAAACAATCAAAGAACTTAAACATAATGAAACAagtaaatttaactaatattagATCAATTCAACAAAATTCAAGTTAAAGATTCAAATATTGTTAATATCGTTAAAATTTTTCCATTGAATTTTTGGTGTGatattctaaataaataaataaataaccgaTTTGATATCCATGTGATAAAAGTTGACATTGTAAAGGATCTAAattgattttaataaaaaatttaatagtgTTAACAATTCTTGAACTTCATGTCaatattttaattagaataaagCATTTAGATTATataatgacattataaaaattgaggtaccaaattatgtcaaaatttaaACTATAAAGATTAATTCTCAAATTTAAGTGTTGAATAGTGGCTAAAATTAAAGTTTGACTATTCTGTATAATCTAAATTAATAGAGGGTTTAGAATTGCAAGTTAACTTAATaaggtaaaaaagaaaaaaatgggacATGTGTCGAAGGCCTTCCTTTTATATTTAAtagtataattttatataatctaAGTTAGTAGAGGGTCTGaattgaaatttaaccatttatTTTTTAGCTAAATTATAGAATAAAAATTTAGAGGTTGTAATAAGCTCAAAGTTCTTGTACTCTCCGTATACAtgaaatttaatctctatacttttatttttaggaactTAGCCCATTtactttttgaatttaaaatttaggtcCATTTTTTAACATTGTTATAATTCTTCTATTAAAATTgttggtgtgacattttgaaattaaaagcaATACTAACTTGGTATCTATGTAATAAAAAATGACATTATAATGAATCTAAATTTAATAGAGAATTTTAATAGTATTAACAATTCTTAAAAACTCgcatcataattttactcaaaataGAGTATTCAAAGCTAACAAGTGACATTATAATTACGTCAAGGTTAAAttatagagattaaatttcaaatttaatgaaatataaagattaaaattaaaatttaaccattttatatAATCTCAAAAAGTAAGagattacaagtgaaatttagtCATCATCTTCTCCtatcaaaatagaaaaagaaagagaaaaggaTATGTGTCACGTAAGTAAGGCCATAAAGCCTTTCTTTTATATAGATTAGTATCATCCATTCGGATTGATGTCTCTCTTTAAACTAATATTTCAATTGATTCTTGATTTAATTGGTTAGTTTAGTCTGGTTTAAACAATTGTAATTTTAAGTCTctaaatttcatacatttataatttagtctttctatttttattaataacattataaaaatattaaattaattaataatattataaaaataaaaaaccaaattaaatttaaatttttttaggtaactatattcaaaattaaagtaaatagaaatcaaatctcaaattaaaaatgacctatttttataaaagaaaagaaaagaaaaagaaatatgaTGAGAGTGTAGCACATGTGAGTATGAAAATAGTTGTTTGAagattctttttatatatataggtatttaaGTGAATTCATATCATAAATTGAACTATTTCAGTAAACTAATTATTatctaatttaattttcaaaaacatGTGTGAGACACGTGCCAAACCATGGAGCAATGAGTTGTTTTCCATCAAACAAatgtaaaaaataattttcttcacttatttttttagtattaagataaaatgggaagattaaatttattgattaagcttaaTTAACAACAATTAACGAAAGTATGATTTTACGAAGTTGAATGAATAATTTGGCGAAGAAAATTATACTCAAGGATACAGTTTTAGCCAAAAATAAATAAGGTATTGTATGTGGCTCTTATCccgaaaaaactaaaaaaattcaGTTGGAAGGTGGAGCTATAAAGTGGGCAACTAACTATGATGCATGGAATAGAGTGGAGTTAGTGCTCCTCATGTTGCCCCCGCCCCCACTTCACTTTCATTTGCTCTCCAAAACCCACTTGCCACATGAATCAATCTTTTCTTCAAATATGGTTTAAGATTTTAAAACCAAACAAAACTGCATGAGAATGTTTGAGCTGAAACCCAATATGGTTTTAACAAATGGAGCAAAGCTGGAAAAAGGCTTCCCTTTTACAACATCATCTATATTCAATACCTGACATAAATCCATAGttaccaagtttttttttttttttgaccctCATGCAGCAATTGAAACAAGCACAAAATCAGCTTTTACATTCTATTTGAAATTCGAAGGATTGAGGCATGCATATGATAATATCTAAAATTGGAGGCATCTAAAAATGGAATAGTGAAAAGAGGAAGTCTCCCCTCCCCTATATTGTATTGAGATGAGGATGACCCAACCCAACCAGTCCCACAAATGGCAAAACACATTTCCTCCTTTTTTTCTAAAACAAACATGCCAATCCAAactttccttttcctttaacaTTGACACACTGCTTCTCCAAACTCTTTGCTCTTATCTAATATTCCCCGTCAATTCAACACATAAACTAATTACGAAGGAGATGGCAGAAAATGTATTAAAGTTTTCATCTGCAGTAGTTGCACACCAGgggttttttttttcccattaaATTAGAATACTACTAATTCTCTTTTATCATTGAAGGTTACAACTTTTTTTTTACTATGCATcatcttcttctttcttcttgcCGACAATCACATATCCCACAAAATAGAGACCTAAGAAATCGAGTTAATGCTTAACAAGTAAAATTTAAATACCCAatcaacaattaattaacatCAACAATTTTCTTCTTAAACCATGCTCCATACCCCCTACCAAACCATCTACCTTACTTTCTACCTTGACCTGACAGCAGCTCCACCTCTTGCTTCATCATTGGCGGCGGCAACGCCTGTGCCACCACGTTTCTCCATGCTAATCTGATGATGATACCCACCGGAGCCGTAAACGTGACCTTGATGATGGCCCATCAACATCATCCCTCCGTACATCCCTCCTCCATTGaacccaccaccaccaccaccaccaccaccaccaccacccggACCTACTCCACCTCCACCGCCACTCCCTCCGCCACCGCTGCCACTTGCCCCGCCGGAGGAACCACCACTAGCGCCATCTTTTTCTCCCCTTCCCATGGAGCTCTTCTCGCCTTCCATCTCCCTGTACTTCTGCAAATAAATCTTCAAGGGCTCCACGTACTCCTCGAATCCAAGCGTCGTCATGGCCCAAAGCAGATCATCCCCGTTAATGGTCTTCCGCTTTTCGCGCTGACACTTGTCTGAAGCTTCTCCTGTGATGAAACTGATGAACTCGGAGACGCATTCCTGGACCGTTTCTTTAGCGTCTTTGGAGATCTTAGCGTTCGCCGGCAACGCCTTTTTCATGATCCTGCTTACGTTTGCGATCGGCAAGAACCTGTCTTGCTCACGCGCCGACGTTTCGCTGTGAGCGTTTCCTCCGCTGTTGTTATGCCCCCCCGATTCATTGTCGGATTCAGCCATCCCCaaagaaaaaagaacaaaaaaggaAACAAATCCCGGACAAGTTTTCTATAAGCTAGCGGAGAATTTGGGGGGTTCGGTGAGGGTAGAATTGGGATTTCACGATGATCGTTGTCGCTGGTCGGAAAGGAAGAACGGGTTCCGAAGAATGAGGAAAGGAGTGTCGGatgcagagagagagagagagagaggttgTTTGGGTCCGTTGGATAGATGGGATAATAATGCATCGGGGATGACACGTGGTTGGTTTTGGACCGTTTGTTTATCGATAAGAGTGGACTCATGAAGTGGAATTTCGGTCGTTGGATCTCCTGTGGGCCCTGGAGATCTGAACGGCTTGAAAACGAACCACGTGGTGGAGGAAAATGGGAGAGTGCGTTTTTACTTTTTAGGAGCACGAGAGAATCTTTAGGCGGCTGCTGCGGCTCAGCGATTTTTGGCTTGGCTGAGGTGAGCTGAATCGAGCTGGCAATGCCAACTCATCATCCTTTGTCTTGGTACACGTGGCAAGTCATGAGCCTTTGACGTTACATGCGTCAGATTGCGGAGCTTTCCAAATTGTTAGTACCCGATTCTCCGATATGCCCATTGCCCATTGCCCATTGCCCATTGCCCATTGCCAATTGCCATGTGAAGTCTTCTATCTTTTTACCCTCATAAATACTCTTATCTGTGTACTTTTCGgacgctttttttttttttttttaattttactctCACATCTatccatttaattattttaacttcATACTTTAATCTATTTGACTTCAacttactttttaaaattaaatcaacTTAAGTTTGGtaatttgaaattaattttcTGGGTATGCAATACGCTTTTTCTTTGATAATTTTcggtttaaaaataattattagctaaaataatttttttaaataattcaaatgtGAATTTGtcattttttcaaaaatatgtaaattttggCTTAATTATAATTCTAACACTATTATATTAGCCTTCACTTATATGAAGCAATGATTTAAAGTTATTATCAAACACTCATTTGACATGAGTTAATATCGTATAACCCTCATCTTcatctttaatattatattatttatataaaataaacatattGTGTtggatttaaaataaataatatatacataaaattaattaaaatgattaatttttatatattttcatgaTTTATTGTCTATATCTGGGGTTtgattaattcttattttgaaaatattaaagttttaattatatattacaaATCATATTCGAGCAATCATTTAACATATAAAAGTAATCAttttacattaaaaaaaattgtttgagAGAAAATACCAGtcgaaaaatataataaatatatttattaaaattaagaaataaataaaatattgaatgAAATGGTAAAATTTATAGTGTTTTGAATTAAAACTCATCATTGatgaattaataaaatatgataagacaaaatAGCATGAGAGTGGAAGCCTTGGGAGAAGCAGCCCATTGGGTTTTGGAAAAGAAGCTCAAAGCCTAGTCCTTTTGAATCTAAGGATTACAAGATGGTTGAAGCCGAACTAGGAAATTGGATGACCATGGATGCTTAGCTTAAACCATTATCGACAGAATGGTCGATGTGTGTGGAACTGGTGACCGAGCCCTCTTTGGCCCGCCATTGGGAAAACGGCTCTGATAGCGAGCCAAAATTATTTTAGTAGATTTTTATAACATGTCATTTTCAATTATTTATCTCATTTTCACAGGTTGTGAGTGataaaatttaaccaaaattATTTACATTTCATGCTATATGTCTAGATTAAAATCATATTTATTTTAGtgatttaattgttatatttatataattattacgTTATTTTTGTGACCTACTTTTTAAAACTCATATTGTGTGAATACCATGTATTAATTCATCCCCTTTTTGCTTATGGATTAATATCAAATGCACTGATAAAACTTTCACAAAGGATCAcaaaatttttatctttttacttGCAATATACTAAATAATGATccgttaaattttaatataattttcccAAGGAATTTTTGGTTTATGACCTCAAAAATTAGTAATTGATtatatatggaattaaatctcCATGTTAATGTATACTATATCTATGTTTGGCTGCATCAGAAGAGAAGGGTTACTCATTGCTATTATTtcacttaaaaatttaaattttaaaatttaaaatttataaaaattaaaaatgatgaaattagagaatatgaactaaacccaTAATTTATGTATAGTACAAGCCCTACTTGCATAATTTGACACTGTTACTATTTGGATCAATAttgatatttcaaaattttaaaaatatagggATTAAATTTGACTTGCTAGAGTataatgaataaatttgtaaattAGACATAGTACaaaattaatagaaaattttgacttttataattattatttgtattTTCACACTACTAAATCCCCATAGGTGGACTAAAAGTTTTGCCACAACTTATGAAATGCTGAAACTAGCAAATCTTGCGGTCttatgtgattttttttgttttaaatttgctTGAATCAACCTAACTCTTGAAAGGTAAGAATTTTTCCGAAAATTCTCCAAGACACTGAAAGTAAAGTTGAAGCAACTAAAAAATGAAGGAGCAACAAAAAAACTTAGAAAGTCACAAGAAAGCAATACACagcaagtgtttgagtaaataaaCTCAAATATATTTTAACTCAAGAATGGAACAATAATATGATTATAAATGAGGAGGAAGTCTTCtttttatagttgagctcccccataTCCAACaatacaaattaaattaaatcaatgGCTAAGATAATACCAATATACAAGGGTGTCCTAAGAGATTTAAACTTTGGATCAAATTTTACTTATAGTTTGCTTACAACAGGATCCTTAACTGGACCATTCCTCACCTTAGAAATAACAGGCCTCTTCAATAAGTCCCTAATCATAATACCCTTTGCCCCAGGCTTTCTAGATGAACGACTATTTTGACCTGATCCCTTACCAATACTAAACTTGAGCCCTACCACCTCTTTCCCTTTTGATTGAGCCTACTTTACCTGTGCCCGTTTCGACTGGCTACACTTTTTATCCATTTCAAACACGCTACAACAACTATTAAGTCGCTACTATCCTTTGGCATAAGACCATCATCCTAATCATTTTGTTCAGCCACAAGATTGAAACGTGATCCCGTATTCCGTGGATGAGGTCGACCCTCCTCATCTAAAGGCTTCTTCGACTTTCTCTTAAATTTTTTAGCAACTACCATCCATGATCCAAAAACCTCCCCTTTTGCCCTTTTATCAAGGTCTGTCGTCACTGGTTGTTGTTCATGACTTGTACCATTATAACCTCGATCATCGACATCATCTCATATGTCCCTCGTACTCTTTCCAATCTTCGGACAAAAATCTTATAAGTGCCCAAACAAGTCACATTCAAAGCAAACATTTAGTAGACTCTCATATTCAACTCATTGTAGTCTCCCCTCAATCCAAATCTTGGAAACTAGGGGCTGTTTGAGATCAAtacttgttagaattaagtgacccaaattcttatttaaataaaatacgatggaaaataaaataaaagtaaaatccatatagaactagacttcttttattttattttagaataaggtttttaaaccttattaaactccatctattttatattgattaggataaggtgtttcaatcctactagaatatggctttgcaagcctataaatagacatagtctattcctcttgtatttgagtaaaatttttcgacatagtgaattttctttctCCGcctcgtggtttttttccgaaagggtttccacgtaaaatttatgtgttctttattttatttattttattctattttatttttcacaaattggtatcgagcttagggttattcatctcgatcacggtaatggcgtctttgaagtatgaaattcattgttggatcgcaacaccgatttgcgttgtggcaaattaagatgcaagcgcttcttgcacgatggatctagaggatgccctgctaggatagataagatgccttcgacattaatgagatgaagagaagaagcgtaaggatcgaaaggcattaacacaattacatcgcatttgtccaacgaaattttacaggatgtgatgaaaaGAAAACCGCCATtgtattatggaagaggctagaacaaatatgtatgtcgaaaactctaacaagcaagttgcatatgaagcagcgtctttatgctcatcgtttggaggaaggtgcgtcagacacgaacacttaatgtgtttaaagaaattctctcaaacttggaggccatggaggttcaagatgataaggaagatctagggttgattctactttgttcgttgcccgtcttattcaacctttagagacacgattttatatagccatgagtctctcacagttgatgaggtttatgattctttaacctcgtatgataagatgaagcatcttgtggttaaacccaactctcgtggagagggtctcattgttcgtgggagacaagaccgaatgttgatgatgatcgtggtagaacacagaacggaatcctcgtggtaaatctaagggtagatcgaaatcttcaaacagaggtaaaacttgcaacttcgcaagaagaaagggcacattaaactgagtgctataagctacaaaataagattaaaagggaggctgcgaatcaaaaggaaaacaaatggaaaattcggtgaaggcgatgttgtagaagactacagcgatggtgaacttctagttgcttcatcaatgattctaaagtaagcgagagtggatacttgattcagtctgcaccttccacatgagtcccaatcgggattggtttacaacttatgaaacaaagatgtcaaggtgttgttttgatgggaaataatgcttcatgtaaaatcgcggtgttggaacaattaaagttaagatgtttgatggagttgtcgaacacttagtgacgcggcatgttccgaattgaaaagaaatttaatttcgttgagtactcttgattcaaaaggtgcgatacacaatgaaagtggggttttaaagatttccaaagggtccttgttgtgatgaaagggcaaagaaagattgccaagttatatgttttacaggtTCTATCATtattggtgatgcaattgccgcttcctcttccttgtcgatgatgatattactaaactttggcatatgcgcctagggcatatgagtgagaatggtatggcgaattaagcaaagaggacttcttaatgggcaaggaatttgcaaacctgaatttctgtgagcactgtgttttgggaagcaaagagagttcgattcactagaggaatccataacacgaaggaaacgttggagtatatccattcgatcgtggggccgcccgagtgccttcgagaggtggagctaattatatgctaacctttattgatgatttttccgaaaagtttgggcgttc
This is a stretch of genomic DNA from Gossypium arboreum isolate Shixiya-1 chromosome 11, ASM2569848v2, whole genome shotgun sequence. It encodes these proteins:
- the LOC108470970 gene encoding nuclear transcription factor Y subunit B-3-like produces the protein MAESDNESGGHNNSGGNAHSETSAREQDRFLPIANVSRIMKKALPANAKISKDAKETVQECVSEFISFITGEASDKCQREKRKTINGDDLLWAMTTLGFEEYVEPLKIYLQKYREMEGEKSSMGRGEKDGASGGSSGGASGSGGGGSGGGGGVGPGGGGGGGGGGGGFNGGGMYGGMMLMGHHQGHVYGSGGYHHQISMEKRGGTGVAAANDEARGGAAVRSR